The Ignatzschineria rhizosphaerae genome contains a region encoding:
- a CDS encoding glycine zipper 2TM domain-containing protein, giving the protein MKKMTLVGLAVLTLAGCTNSSVYSGDVYTGNQAKTVREVTYGTVLNVRPVVIQDDESELGVIAGAVLGGVLGNSVGGGRGRNITTAVGAIAGGMAGSKAGQQMGKTQAVELEIKTDDGRTIAVVQKQDISVFHPAQRVRLVGSGRSMNVSPL; this is encoded by the coding sequence ATGAAAAAAATGACATTAGTGGGTCTTGCAGTATTAACATTAGCAGGCTGTACAAACTCAAGCGTCTATTCTGGCGATGTCTATACCGGCAATCAAGCAAAAACAGTAAGAGAAGTAACGTATGGCACAGTCTTAAATGTTCGTCCTGTGGTTATTCAAGATGATGAATCTGAATTAGGCGTTATTGCAGGTGCTGTATTAGGTGGCGTATTAGGAAATTCTGTGGGTGGTGGCCGTGGACGTAATATTACAACGGCAGTGGGGGCAATCGCTGGTGGTATGGCGGGAAGTAAAGCCGGTCAACAGATGGGAAAAACACAAGCTGTTGAGTTAGAGATTAAAACAGATGATGGTAGAACAATTGCCGTTGTTCAAAAGCAAGATATCTCAGTATTCCATCCCGCTCAGCGTGTGCGTTTAGTTGGTAGTGGTCGTAGTATGAATGTTTCACCACTCTAA
- a CDS encoding IS5 family transposase translates to MPQTLLNDQLWLKLKPILLDLNIYDKPNLRNIFTGILFRLKTGCQWRYLPECFGKPNTVFKAFRRWSKLDKFSKIFKMLIQDPDMEWLSIDATHIRAHQSSARSSSLESQAIAKSAGGNSTKIHLIVDAHGNPLDFIISDGVTHDVKVAPELIEKVYLNETKLLNADRGYISEKVSESLSHQGVHPNIPNKRNSLSGNTHMDWHIYKARHVVENMFATLKHFRGIATRYDKLKNSYISNVALACAYIWLKL, encoded by the coding sequence ATGCCCCAAACGTTACTGAATGACCAGCTTTGGTTGAAGCTAAAGCCTATTCTCCTAGATTTAAATATTTATGACAAACCAAATTTAAGAAATATTTTTACAGGCATTTTATTTCGCCTTAAAACAGGCTGCCAATGGCGCTATCTTCCCGAATGCTTTGGAAAGCCTAATACGGTTTTTAAAGCTTTTAGGCGATGGTCCAAGCTTGATAAGTTTTCTAAAATATTCAAAATGTTAATTCAAGATCCTGATATGGAATGGCTATCCATCGATGCGACTCACATCAGAGCACACCAAAGTAGTGCTAGGTCTTCTAGCCTAGAATCTCAAGCTATTGCCAAAAGCGCTGGCGGTAATAGTACTAAAATCCATCTTATAGTGGATGCTCATGGTAACCCTCTCGACTTTATAATCAGCGATGGGGTAACTCATGATGTCAAAGTTGCCCCAGAGCTGATTGAAAAAGTTTATTTAAATGAAACAAAATTACTAAATGCCGATCGAGGATATATATCTGAAAAAGTAAGTGAATCCTTATCTCATCAAGGAGTTCACCCTAATATTCCTAATAAAAGAAACAGCTTATCTGGCAATACCCACATGGACTGGCATATTTATAAAGCTCGGCATGTTGTCGAGAATATGTTTGCAACTTTAAAGCATTTCAGAGGCATAGCAACACGATATGATAAGTTGAAAAATAGCTATATCAGTAATGTTGCTTTAGCCTGTGCTTATATTTGGTTGAAATTATGA
- a CDS encoding DASS family sodium-coupled anion symporter produces the protein MGLKPVKLIPGMISLIIILLIWFVIPAPDGVSQNAWQLLALFIGTIAAIIGKALPIGAISVIAIATVALTQVTHPGDAKASLDAALSGFSNSLIWLIGISMMISISLNKTGLGARIGYWLISLFGKRTLGIAYSLTFSELILAPVTPSNTARGGGIIHPIMKSIATGFDSMPDDPASSRKMGRFLALVNYNTNPITSAMFITATAPNPMIVNLIAEGLGADFRLSWSAWAIAAIVPGMISLLVMPLVIYLMCPPEIKKTPNAPQLAKRELAKLGRFSLSEKITAAVFLLLLLMWAEVPEMLFGFAINPTTAAFIGLSILLITGVLTWDEALRHKSAWDTIMWFSALIMMATYLGKLGLVSWLAGAVSHGIDTLGFGWILSMLILVLVYVYTHYFFASTTAHITAMFGAFLAAGIALGAPPMLLALTLAFSSSLMMSLTHYGTGTAPVIFGSNYTTLAEWWRVGFVMSVVNLAIWFYIGGLWWKVLGYW, from the coding sequence ATGGGACTTAAACCGGTGAAGCTGATTCCAGGGATGATTTCGCTCATCATTATATTGTTAATTTGGTTTGTGATTCCGGCACCTGATGGTGTATCTCAAAATGCATGGCAACTATTGGCACTTTTTATAGGAACGATTGCCGCGATTATTGGTAAAGCGCTTCCCATAGGAGCTATTTCTGTTATTGCAATTGCAACAGTTGCTCTGACACAAGTAACTCATCCTGGCGATGCGAAGGCCTCTTTAGATGCAGCATTAAGTGGGTTTTCTAACAGTTTAATTTGGCTCATTGGAATCTCTATGATGATTTCTATTAGTTTAAATAAAACAGGGTTAGGGGCTCGTATTGGTTATTGGCTGATTTCTCTTTTTGGGAAGCGAACATTAGGTATTGCTTACTCTTTAACTTTTTCGGAATTAATTTTAGCGCCCGTTACGCCTAGTAATACTGCTAGAGGTGGCGGCATTATTCATCCCATAATGAAATCAATAGCCACAGGTTTTGATTCTATGCCTGATGATCCGGCATCTTCTCGTAAAATGGGCCGATTTTTAGCGCTTGTCAACTATAATACAAACCCGATTACTTCAGCGATGTTTATTACGGCAACTGCACCAAACCCGATGATTGTGAACTTAATTGCAGAAGGATTAGGGGCTGATTTTAGATTAAGTTGGAGTGCTTGGGCGATCGCTGCGATAGTGCCGGGGATGATCTCTTTATTAGTAATGCCCCTTGTGATCTATTTAATGTGCCCACCTGAGATTAAGAAAACGCCTAATGCTCCTCAGTTAGCCAAAAGGGAGTTAGCGAAGCTTGGCAGATTTTCTTTAAGTGAAAAAATTACCGCAGCAGTCTTTCTACTATTGCTTTTAATGTGGGCAGAAGTGCCGGAAATGCTCTTTGGTTTTGCGATTAATCCCACAACAGCGGCTTTTATTGGTTTATCAATTTTATTGATTACGGGTGTTTTAACCTGGGATGAAGCGCTACGTCATAAAAGTGCTTGGGATACGATTATGTGGTTTTCTGCATTAATTATGATGGCGACTTATTTAGGGAAATTAGGGTTAGTCTCTTGGCTTGCGGGCGCAGTAAGTCACGGCATTGATACTCTAGGTTTTGGCTGGATATTATCGATGCTAATTTTAGTTTTAGTCTACGTCTATACGCATTATTTCTTTGCTAGTACCACAGCCCATATTACGGCAATGTTTGGGGCTTTTTTAGCCGCAGGGATTGCACTGGGTGCACCCCCCATGTTATTAGCTTTAACGCTTGCATTTTCATCTTCTTTAATGATGTCATTAACCCATTATGGCACCGGAACTGCCCCTGTGATTTTTGGTTCTAACTATACCACTTTAGCAGAGTGGTGGCGCGTAGGATTTGTCATGAGTGTCGTTAACCTTGCAATTTGGTTCTATATTGGAGGGCTTTGGTGGAAGGTGTTGGGTTATTGGTAA
- a CDS encoding peptide MFS transporter has translation MARVKTQDNAFFGHPKPLSSLFFTEMWERFSFYGIRPILILFMVATVNNNGLGIDTATASAIVGIFGGAIYLAALPGGWIADNWLGQERSVWYGSIIIALGHLSIALSAWLAVHFFYLGLILIVIGSGLFKTCISVIVGMLYKEDDQRRDSGFSIFYMGINLGAFLAPIIGGVLNKQFGWHAGFAVGGVGMLIALLIFRTKAMPAMERFADAEHIEKSWGTPKNITKSTKTVVFAALALFVVMFIGVSVGLIPFSPTVIVTYTTVILTVSVGAYFLGLFFFAKLTRKERFQLIICLILFTASAFFWSAFEQQPTSMNLFVDSYTDRHIFGFEVPTEWFQSVNSIFIIIFAPLFAALWPLMNRYHLEPSSITKFAFGLFFAAIGFVCLYTASKLVVSGDALASPSWMIACMLFLTFGELCLSPVGLSIMTKIAPKMIRGQIMGLWFASLSLGNLVASKVGGNVHADTIADLPDIFFTVIMALVIVGGILLLLNIPIRRIDKQL, from the coding sequence ATGGCTAGAGTAAAAACCCAAGATAATGCATTCTTTGGGCATCCAAAACCTTTGAGTTCGCTCTTTTTTACAGAAATGTGGGAGCGATTTTCTTTTTATGGAATTCGCCCGATCTTAATACTGTTTATGGTTGCCACTGTCAATAATAATGGGTTAGGAATTGATACTGCAACCGCTTCAGCAATTGTGGGGATTTTTGGAGGGGCTATCTATCTTGCGGCATTACCAGGAGGATGGATTGCCGATAATTGGCTAGGGCAAGAGCGAAGTGTTTGGTATGGATCGATTATTATAGCGCTAGGACATCTCTCCATTGCCTTATCCGCTTGGCTTGCTGTGCATTTCTTTTATCTTGGATTAATCCTGATTGTTATTGGCTCAGGGCTTTTTAAAACCTGTATTTCGGTGATTGTGGGGATGCTCTATAAAGAGGATGATCAGCGCCGAGATAGTGGCTTTTCAATTTTCTATATGGGCATTAACTTAGGCGCATTCTTAGCGCCAATTATTGGAGGGGTACTCAATAAGCAGTTCGGATGGCATGCCGGGTTTGCGGTGGGCGGCGTTGGAATGTTAATTGCACTGCTGATTTTTAGAACAAAAGCAATGCCGGCTATGGAACGTTTTGCAGATGCGGAGCATATTGAAAAATCTTGGGGAACCCCAAAAAATATTACAAAAAGTACTAAAACAGTTGTTTTTGCCGCATTAGCGCTTTTTGTTGTCATGTTTATCGGCGTTAGTGTGGGGCTGATTCCTTTCTCTCCGACTGTGATAGTAACTTATACAACCGTTATTTTAACGGTCTCTGTGGGGGCTTATTTCTTAGGATTATTCTTTTTTGCTAAACTTACGAGAAAAGAGCGTTTTCAGCTAATTATCTGTTTAATACTCTTTACCGCATCGGCATTTTTCTGGTCGGCATTTGAGCAACAACCCACCTCTATGAACCTTTTTGTCGATAGTTATACCGATCGTCATATTTTTGGGTTTGAAGTGCCAACAGAGTGGTTCCAATCAGTAAACTCTATCTTTATTATTATCTTTGCTCCACTTTTTGCAGCACTTTGGCCATTGATGAATCGTTATCATCTTGAGCCAAGCAGTATTACAAAATTTGCCTTTGGGCTCTTTTTTGCGGCAATTGGGTTTGTCTGTCTTTATACGGCAAGTAAATTAGTGGTTAGTGGCGATGCTTTAGCATCTCCTTCATGGATGATTGCTTGTATGTTATTTTTAACCTTTGGGGAACTTTGCTTAAGCCCAGTAGGGTTATCTATTATGACGAAGATCGCGCCGAAAATGATTCGTGGACAAATTATGGGATTATGGTTTGCTTCGCTTTCACTTGGAAACTTAGTGGCTTCAAAAGTAGGGGGGAATGTGCATGCTGATACAATTGCAGATCTTCCGGATATCTTCTTCACCGTGATTATGGCGCTTGTAATTGTAGGGGGGATTTTACTGCTATTAAATATTCCGATTCGCCGTATTGATAAACAATTATAA
- a CDS encoding DNA ligase: MMRDKQRISQDFNLINSALLRALFLFLLLMIISSAVGMPLQHGISLTPQKESTLNIEEYYVSEKLDGIRGYWDGTTLFSRQGYAIVAPDWFTENLGKEPLDGEIWLGRETFETLSGLIARSDVADPLWHQVTYQIFDLPANKAPFTERIEVMKQHINELSILNPHLKMVHQQKIPTLEALEQLLRDIIDNGGEGLMLHHEAALYRPYIRHDALLKVKEVDDGCAIVRGYTQGKGKYLDMVGALEVETVIDGEIRRFRVGSGLTDEMRQSPPELGTVIIYFHNGFTKNGIPRFPRLDQIDVVDCAREKIYLEEKEIESI, from the coding sequence ATGATGAGAGATAAGCAGAGAATATCGCAAGATTTTAATTTGATTAATAGCGCCTTATTAAGGGCGCTATTTCTATTTTTACTCTTGATGATCATCAGTAGCGCAGTAGGAATGCCACTACAGCATGGTATTAGCTTAACGCCGCAAAAAGAATCTACTTTAAACATTGAGGAATATTATGTCAGTGAAAAGCTCGATGGTATTCGAGGATATTGGGATGGGACAACACTTTTCTCAAGGCAAGGATATGCGATTGTCGCTCCTGATTGGTTTACTGAAAATTTAGGGAAAGAGCCATTAGATGGGGAGATCTGGTTAGGAAGAGAAACCTTTGAAACCTTATCAGGATTAATCGCTCGTAGTGATGTGGCAGATCCTTTATGGCATCAAGTGACTTATCAAATCTTTGATCTACCTGCTAATAAAGCCCCTTTCACAGAGCGTATTGAGGTAATGAAACAGCATATTAATGAGCTTTCTATACTAAATCCTCATCTTAAAATGGTTCATCAACAAAAAATCCCAACACTAGAGGCTTTAGAGCAATTATTAAGGGATATTATTGATAATGGAGGTGAGGGATTAATGCTTCATCATGAAGCTGCGCTTTACCGGCCCTATATTCGCCATGATGCGTTGTTAAAAGTAAAAGAGGTCGATGATGGTTGCGCGATTGTCAGGGGTTATACGCAAGGAAAAGGGAAGTATCTTGATATGGTGGGGGCTTTAGAGGTAGAAACAGTAATTGATGGTGAAATTAGGAGATTTAGAGTCGGATCTGGGCTAACAGATGAGATGAGACAATCGCCCCCTGAGCTTGGCACTGTGATTATCTATTTTCATAATGGCTTTACGAAAAATGGTATTCCCCGATTTCCTCGATTAGATCAAATTGATGTCGTAGATTGTGCCCGAGAGAAGATCTATTTAGAAGAAAAAGAGATTGAGAGTATTTAG